From Vitis vinifera cultivar Pinot Noir 40024 chromosome 3, ASM3070453v1, the proteins below share one genomic window:
- the LOC132253524 gene encoding putative disease resistance protein RGA1 has translation MSADHLQFLKNKFILDLEDAEEEHSGENEIPLLAHFLQIRDVLKAKDITASTPIRLKNCLYNAISALEECVVLSEKREPRKKKDGPMHGYTLAEHWILCKTRRLLVQVKRKLTAPADPIIPGMTDMAASSSYTSLQVIPRPNSRNFDPDYCPGFDEQVNTILDRLENTGDGFQEIGIVGIGGSGKTTLAQLVFTKIDGYLRDNRIWICLFPKLSGDVDFKKMIKDMLKQCRAASREVEVEELLENLGKALKGKRYLMVLDGVWDINIHWYFKLKDKLKSLSGDGNGDGHVIITSRLPHKARMIVGPHNLYHIQPPMGHMSRFEGILGRLERYKLKLKDEAVEQCDGLPLAMHTLAPVIEDQILGKE, from the coding sequence CATTTTCTACAGATTAGAGATGTGTTGAAAGCAAAGGACATCACGGCATCTACACCCATCAGATTGAAGAATTGTCTATACAACGCCATCAGCGCATTAGAAGAGTGCGTGGTGTTGTCGGAGAAGCGTGAGCCCCGAAAGAAGAAGGATGGTCCGATGCATGGATACACTCTGGCGGAGCATTGGATTTTATGCAAAACCAGAAGGTTGTTGGTTCAAGTAAAGAGAAAGCTTACTGCTCCGGCTGATCCCATTATTCCTGGTATGACCGACATGGCCGCAAGTTCATCCTACACCTCCTTACAAGTTATTCCAAGACCAAACTCTAGGAATTTTGATCCCGACTATTGTCCGGGTTTTGATGAACAAGTAAACACAATTTTAGATCGACTTGAGAATACAGGGGATGGGTTTCAGGAAATCGGAATCGTGGGGATCGGGGGATCGGGTAAAACCACTCTCGCCCAATTGGTTTTTACTAAAATCGATGGGTATCTACGGGATAACAGAATTTGGATCTGCTTATTCCCGAAACTGAGTGGAGATGTGGACTTCAAGAAGATGATAAAAGACATGTTGAAGCAGTGCAGGGCAGCATCTCGGGAAGTAGAAGTAGAAGAGCTGTTGGAGAATCTTGGGAAAGCTTTGAAGGGTAAAAGGTATTTGATGGTGTTGGACGGCGTCTGGGACATCAACATCCACTGGTATTTCAAGTTAAAGGACAAGTTGAAGTCTTTGAgtggtgatggtaatggtgatgggCATGTCATCATTACAAGCCGACTCCCCCACAAAGCAAGAATGATCGTGGGCCCTCACAATCTGTATCACATACAGCCTCCCATGGGGCACATGTCGCGATTCGAAGGTATATTGGGTAGGCTTGAAAGGTATAAGTTGAAATTGAAGGATGAGGCTGTAGAGCAATGTGATGGCCTCCCATTAGCAATGCACACATTGGCACCAGTGATTGAAGACCAGATCCTGGGAAAAGAGTAA